A genomic segment from Aegilops tauschii subsp. strangulata cultivar AL8/78 chromosome 1, Aet v6.0, whole genome shotgun sequence encodes:
- the LOC141039141 gene encoding protein FAR1-RELATED SEQUENCE 5-like, translating into MAKAIPQSFPNTVHRLCRWHIMKKYREYLALLYKKYKTFKEEFTAILNWPLMPTEFEDAWAELVHKYNLENDQMMMQLWSDRKMWISAYYKNIFCARMTSTQRSESMNHVLKKGFVKGT; encoded by the coding sequence ATGGCGAAAGCTATACCACAATCATTTCCAAACACCGTCCACAGGCTATGCCGTTGGCACATCATGAAGAAGTACAGGGAATACCTCGCGTTGCTGTACAAAAAGTATAAAACATTCAAAGAGGAGTTCACAGCTATATTAAACTGGCCGCTGATGCCAACGGAgtttgaagatgcctgggctgAACTCGTGCACAAGTACAACCTGGAGAACGACCAGATGATGATGCAGCTCTGGAGTGATAGGAAGATGTGGATTTCAGCATATTACAAGAACATTTTCTGTGCTAGAATGACTTCCACACAACGAAGCGAGAGCATGAACCACGTGCTAAAGAAAGGGTTTGTCAAGGGGACCTAG